One genomic region from Homalodisca vitripennis isolate AUS2020 unplaced genomic scaffold, UT_GWSS_2.1 ScUCBcl_1863;HRSCAF=6010, whole genome shotgun sequence encodes:
- the LOC124371727 gene encoding uncharacterized protein LOC124371727 translates to MSRRGLCDETIRDLIDVLRDDVSDLEGYDSDDSDADPTFTRVNLQELEYEEDESVVEEDLQPPLPTNPLEETPRPRIIILSIKNPLNLCHQHLSMSRMKM, encoded by the exons ATGTCTCGCAGag GACTTTGTGACGAGACCATCCGAGACTTGATCGACGTACTCCGGGACGATGTCTCCGACCTCGAGGGTTACGACTCTGATGACTCGGATGCTGATCCAACATTTACACGTGTGAACTTGCAAGAACTAGAGTATGAAGAAGATGAGTCTGTGGTGGAAGAAGATCTACAGCCACCTTTACCCACAAATCCATTAGAAGAAACCCCTAGGCCAAGGATAATAATTTTAAGCATAAAGAATCCTTTGAACCTTTGCCACCAGCACCTGAGCATGTCCCGGATGAAAATGTAA